In the genome of Flaviflexus ciconiae, one region contains:
- a CDS encoding ABC transporter permease has product MTTTVDTPRVSPFSRWASLTKAEFVLLRRNALQLFYALIMPLAAPFLFRDLADVEGVHGLLASVITLIVLFGLVFVAFYNPLSAIVNRREESVLQRLRGGEVSDATILTSVSAPGFLVGVLMAFATIAISVPALGLDIPVNIPLMIATILVTAAMFVVMAFATSISTRTAESAQITSMPFIILVFLGAAVPLMPDTTSTLYQIGQFLPTAPVAELLSASWFGPVDFAELGQPVLILLAWTVLPALYAAKRFRWAKRS; this is encoded by the coding sequence ATGACAACGACCGTAGATACACCCCGCGTTTCCCCTTTCTCCCGCTGGGCTTCGCTTACCAAGGCCGAGTTCGTCCTGTTGCGCCGCAACGCCCTCCAGCTTTTCTACGCGCTCATCATGCCGCTGGCGGCGCCCTTCCTGTTCCGCGATCTCGCAGACGTTGAAGGAGTCCACGGGCTCCTCGCTTCCGTCATCACTCTCATCGTGCTGTTTGGCCTCGTCTTCGTTGCCTTCTACAACCCGCTGTCAGCCATCGTGAACCGCCGCGAAGAATCCGTCCTCCAGCGCCTGCGGGGCGGCGAGGTCTCCGACGCCACGATCCTCACCTCGGTATCCGCTCCCGGCTTCCTCGTCGGGGTCCTCATGGCGTTTGCAACAATTGCTATTTCTGTCCCCGCGCTTGGCCTGGATATCCCAGTCAACATTCCGCTCATGATCGCAACCATTCTCGTGACCGCAGCGATGTTTGTTGTCATGGCGTTCGCGACCTCGATTTCGACCCGCACAGCCGAGTCCGCCCAGATCACCTCGATGCCGTTCATCATCCTCGTGTTCCTGGGCGCCGCAGTTCCGCTCATGCCGGACACGACCTCAACGCTCTACCAGATCGGCCAGTTCCTGCCGACGGCCCCCGTTGCGGAACTCCTCTCCGCCAGTTGGTTTGGCCCCGTCGACTTTGCGGAGCTCGGCCAGCCCGTCCTGATCCTGCTCGCATGGACCGTCCTTCCCGCCCTGTATGCGGCAAAGCGATTCCGTTGGGCGAAGCGGTCCTAG
- a CDS encoding MMPL family transporter, with amino-acid sequence MQNALRGRKTTLLRLLILIVWLVVGAVGGMAQGQLSGVQENDQALYLPESAESTRVAEKVGEYSDSTSLPVFVVFETDSGDPLTGEQIAALNEAAQGVPGIAMPGGKTLADFLDNSQSAFVPAESGTAGMWPISLDSTQIKDLDANGDPVQSSSVEAIRAYVADTVDGMEGITAYTTGPGGLVADLGNAFAGIDLVLLLVAVVLVFIILIIVYRSFLIPIAVLLTAVFALCGAGLLVYFLANAEIVLLSAQTQGILSILVIGATTDYCLLIVARYREELARIQNTKGAMRQALKATWEPIIASAATVIAGLLCLLLSDLRVTSSLGPVAVIGIIFCVLAALTLLPVLLLIPGSRSRAMFWPAKVPGPSETTETDLMAQHGFWSKSARFVARNDRKVWITTAIALLALAAFAPTFQAKGLSQTDTILGETESEDGLEVLYENFPQAASAQPLSVLAPADSAEDVIATIQSVEGVASAELTTNDSGPIVVDGEVLISVATTAPSEAMEAQETVADIRDAVEGMDVAVGGDAATRLDTQQTGTSDLIKVVPVTLLVVVLMLMVLLRSIAAPLLVLGANILSFAATMGLAALVFNHVLSWPGSDASVPLYSFIFLVALSIDYTIFLMTRAREESLEYGTREGIVRGVAVTGGVITSAGLVLAATFAALTVIPLLFMVQLALIVAAGILLDTFVVRTLLIPGLVHQIGNKVWWPWHEKMVEAEEKKQIEGDRKDTRV; translated from the coding sequence ATGCAAAACGCGTTACGGGGCAGGAAAACAACCCTCCTGCGGCTTCTTATCCTCATCGTCTGGCTTGTTGTTGGCGCTGTCGGCGGAATGGCTCAGGGTCAGCTGTCCGGCGTCCAAGAAAACGATCAGGCGCTCTATCTTCCCGAGTCAGCCGAATCGACCAGGGTTGCTGAGAAAGTCGGGGAATACAGCGACTCCACCTCGCTTCCGGTCTTTGTTGTGTTTGAAACCGATAGCGGTGACCCGTTAACAGGCGAGCAGATCGCTGCCCTGAACGAAGCCGCCCAGGGAGTGCCGGGTATTGCTATGCCGGGCGGTAAGACCCTTGCCGACTTCCTCGATAACTCGCAGTCTGCCTTTGTTCCGGCCGAGAGCGGAACTGCCGGCATGTGGCCCATTTCGCTCGACTCCACCCAGATCAAGGACCTGGACGCGAACGGCGATCCCGTTCAATCCAGCTCCGTGGAAGCCATCAGAGCGTACGTTGCCGACACGGTGGACGGCATGGAAGGTATCACTGCCTACACGACCGGCCCGGGTGGCCTCGTAGCCGACCTCGGGAATGCCTTTGCAGGAATCGATCTCGTGCTCCTGCTTGTCGCCGTGGTCCTTGTCTTCATTATTCTCATCATTGTCTACCGGTCTTTCCTGATCCCGATAGCGGTCCTTCTGACGGCGGTCTTTGCGCTCTGCGGTGCTGGCCTGCTCGTTTACTTCCTGGCGAACGCCGAGATTGTCCTCCTGTCGGCCCAAACCCAGGGCATCCTCTCCATCCTCGTCATTGGCGCGACAACGGACTATTGTTTGCTGATCGTTGCCCGCTACCGAGAAGAACTCGCCCGAATCCAGAACACGAAGGGAGCCATGAGGCAGGCGCTCAAGGCTACCTGGGAGCCTATTATTGCCTCCGCGGCCACGGTGATCGCGGGCCTGCTCTGCCTCCTCCTGTCGGACCTGCGAGTCACGTCCTCCCTCGGTCCCGTCGCCGTCATCGGAATCATCTTCTGTGTCCTGGCAGCTCTCACCCTCCTTCCCGTTCTGCTCCTGATCCCGGGCAGTCGTTCGCGAGCCATGTTCTGGCCCGCCAAGGTTCCCGGTCCCTCAGAAACGACCGAAACCGACCTCATGGCGCAGCATGGCTTCTGGTCAAAGTCGGCACGCTTTGTGGCCCGAAACGACCGCAAGGTGTGGATCACAACGGCGATCGCGCTCCTTGCGCTCGCAGCATTTGCTCCGACCTTCCAAGCCAAGGGCCTGTCCCAGACCGACACGATTCTCGGCGAGACAGAATCGGAAGACGGGCTGGAGGTCCTCTACGAGAACTTCCCGCAGGCCGCCTCGGCACAGCCCCTCTCCGTGCTTGCTCCTGCGGATAGTGCTGAGGACGTCATCGCTACCATTCAGTCCGTTGAGGGTGTGGCCTCTGCCGAGCTCACAACAAACGACAGCGGCCCAATTGTTGTCGATGGTGAGGTCCTCATCAGCGTTGCCACGACGGCACCGTCGGAGGCCATGGAAGCGCAGGAAACTGTCGCGGATATTCGTGACGCTGTGGAAGGCATGGATGTGGCTGTTGGCGGCGATGCTGCCACGCGCCTCGACACCCAGCAGACGGGAACGTCCGACCTCATCAAGGTCGTGCCCGTCACGCTCCTTGTTGTTGTCCTCATGCTCATGGTGCTTCTCCGCTCCATCGCAGCGCCGCTACTCGTTCTGGGAGCGAACATCCTGTCGTTTGCGGCCACGATGGGCTTGGCGGCACTGGTCTTCAACCATGTTCTGTCCTGGCCCGGTTCGGATGCTTCGGTCCCGCTCTATTCCTTCATCTTCCTCGTTGCCCTATCGATCGATTACACGATTTTCCTCATGACGAGAGCACGAGAAGAGTCACTCGAGTACGGCACGCGGGAAGGAATCGTCCGCGGCGTTGCCGTCACCGGCGGTGTTATCACGTCCGCGGGTCTCGTCCTTGCCGCGACCTTCGCGGCTCTGACCGTGATCCCGTTGCTCTTCATGGTCCAGCTGGCGCTCATTGTGGCCGCAGGTATTCTTCTCGATACCTTTGTCGTTCGCACTCTCCTTATCCCGGGCCTCGTCCACCAGATCGGCAACAAGGTGTGGTGGCCCTGGCACGAGAAGATGGTCGAAGCCGAAGAAAAGAAGCAGATCGAAGGTGACCGAAAAGACACCCGCGTCTAG
- a CDS encoding ABC transporter ATP-binding protein produces MNTTPVLTARGLTRTYGSSFTAVDGIDFDIYEGEIFGLLGTNGAGKTSTLEILEGLAKASAGTVKVFGLDPIKDRKKVRPRQGLMMQEGGFPTDLTARETLSMWAGTLSNPLPVGTVLDWVSLDHRANVRVSSLSGGEVRRLDLACAIIGQPQLLFLDEPTTGLDPESRRQAWELIASIQSSGTTIVLTTHYLEEAEYLCDRLAIMHEGKIVTSGTSDSVVAGHPSTIKFDELAIPVEFESRATSHRGTTTITTHQLQKDLAKLLAWAEETGTELSGLKASAASLESVFLDIAEGK; encoded by the coding sequence ATGAATACGACACCAGTCCTCACGGCCCGCGGCCTCACCCGCACATACGGTAGCTCCTTCACGGCAGTCGACGGTATTGATTTCGACATTTACGAGGGTGAGATCTTTGGCCTGCTCGGAACGAACGGCGCGGGCAAGACATCGACTCTTGAGATCCTGGAAGGCCTGGCAAAGGCCTCCGCCGGAACCGTCAAGGTCTTTGGCCTTGACCCCATCAAAGACAGGAAGAAGGTCCGGCCCCGCCAGGGACTGATGATGCAGGAAGGCGGTTTCCCGACCGACCTGACGGCCAGGGAAACCCTGTCCATGTGGGCGGGCACCCTGTCGAACCCGCTTCCCGTTGGCACAGTCCTGGACTGGGTAAGCCTCGATCACCGCGCCAACGTTCGCGTCTCATCACTTTCCGGCGGTGAAGTGAGACGCTTGGACTTGGCCTGCGCCATCATCGGACAGCCCCAGCTTCTGTTCCTGGACGAGCCCACAACGGGCCTGGACCCAGAGTCTCGCCGGCAAGCCTGGGAGCTCATCGCCTCCATCCAGTCCTCCGGCACAACAATCGTGCTGACCACGCACTACCTGGAGGAAGCCGAGTACCTGTGCGACCGGCTCGCCATCATGCATGAGGGAAAGATCGTCACCTCCGGAACATCCGATTCGGTCGTTGCCGGTCACCCCTCGACAATCAAGTTCGACGAGCTCGCCATTCCTGTCGAGTTCGAATCCAGGGCAACGTCCCACCGCGGGACAACAACGATCACAACCCACCAGCTCCAGAAGGACCTCGCAAAGCTGCTTGCCTGGGCAGAGGAAACGGGCACTGAACTGTCTGGCCTCAAGGCTTCCGCCGCGTCCCTCGAATCCGTGTTCCTCGACATCGCAGAAGGAAAGTAA